One Setaria italica strain Yugu1 chromosome I, Setaria_italica_v2.0, whole genome shotgun sequence DNA window includes the following coding sequences:
- the LOC101758288 gene encoding cryptochrome-1 isoform X2 yields the protein MSASQSSMSGAGEAGVRTLVWFRRDLRVEDNPALAAAARKAGEVVPAYVWAPEEDGAYYPGRVSRWWLSQSLKHLDASLRRLGASRLVTRRSDDAVVALLDLVRSTGATHLFFNHLYDPLSLVRDHRVKELLTAEGITVQSFNSDLLYEPWEVLDDDGCPFTMFAPFWNRCLCMPDPAAPLLPPKRINSGDLSRCPSDELIFEDESERGSNALLARAWSPGWQNADKALTAFLNGPLIDYSMNHKKADSASTSLLSPYLHFGELSVRKVFHQVRMKQLMWSNEGNHAGEESCTLFLRSIGLREYSRYLTFNHPCSHEKPLLSHLRFFPWVVNEVYFKVWRQGRTGYPLVDAGMRELWATGWLHDRIRVVVSSFFVKVLQLPWRWGMKYFWDTLLDADLESDALGWQYISGSLPDGRELDRIDNPQFEGYKFDPHGEYVRRWLPELARLPTEWIHHPWDAPESVLQAAGVELGSNYPRPIVELDAANSRLQDALSEMWELEAASRAAMENGMEEGLGDSSDVPPIAFPQELQMEVDRQPVRHATQTPMMAGRRREDQMVPSMTSSFIRAETELTADFGNISEDSRPEVPSNMHLQPRTEREETVDGGTANAVRMNGNHQQHNFQNNTHRVLGVAPSVSEASSSWTGREGGVVPVWSPPAASGHSDPYAADEADISSRNYLDRHPQSHTMMNWSQLSQSL from the exons ATGTCAGCGTCGCAGTCGTCGATGAGCGGCGCCGGGGAGGCGGGGGTGCGGACGTTGGTGTGGTTCAGGCGGGACCTGCGGGTGGAGGACAAcccggcgctggcggcggccgcgcggaaGGCCGGGGAGGTGGTGCCTGCCTACGTGtgggcgccggaggaggacggggcCTACTACCCCGGCAGGGTGTCCCGGTGGTGGCTCAGCCAGAGCCTCAAGCACCTGGACGCCTCGCTCCGCCGGCTCGGGGCCAGCCGCCTCGTCACCCGTCGCTCCGACGACGCAGTCGTCGCTCTGCTCGACCTCGTCCGCAGCACCGGCGCCACGCACCTCTTCTTCAACCACCTCTACG ACCCACTGTCGCTGGTCCGGGACCACCGCGTGAAGGAGCTGCTTACGGCCGAGGGCATCACCGTGCAGTCCTTCAACTCCGACCTTCTGTACGAGCCGTGGGAGgtcctcgacgacgacggctgccCCTTTACCATGTTCGCACCCTTTTGGAACAGGTGCCTGTGCATGCCCGACCCTGCAGCGCCACTGCTGCCGCCCAAGAGGATCAATTCAG GTGACTTGTCGAGGTGCCCATCCGACGAGCTGATATTTGAAGACGAGTCCGAAAGGGGAAGCAATGCGCTGCTGGCACGGGCATGGTCACCGGGGTGGCAGAATGCTGACAAGGCGCTTACTGCCTTCCTCAATGGCCCATTGATCGACTACTCTATGAATCACAAGAAGGCTGACAGCGCGAGCACATCCCTGCTGTCCCCATACCTGCACTTCGGTGAGCTCAGCGTCCGCAAGGTCTTCCATCAGGTCCGGATGAAGCAGCTGATGTGGAGCAACGAAGGCAACCACGCTGGCGAGGAGAGCTGCACTCTGTTCCTCCGCTCCATCGGCCTGCGGGAGTACTCAAGGTACCTCACCTTCAATCACCCCTGCAGCCATGAGAAGCCGCTCCTGTCGCACCTCAGGTTCTTCCCTTGGGTCGTCAACGAGGTATACTTCAAGGTTTGGAGGCAGGGGAGAACTGGCTACCCTCTTGTCGACGCTGGCATGAGGGAGCTCTGGGCAACTGGGTGGCTGCACGATCGCATACGTGTGGTGGTCTCGAGTTTTTTTGTCAAGGTGCTCCAGTTGCCATGGCGCTGGGGGATGAAGTATTTCTGGGACACCTTGCTGGATGCTGACCTCGAGAGTGACGCGCTAGGTTGGCAGTACATTTCCGGGTCCCTCCCTGATGGCCGCGAGCTTGACCGCATCGACAACCCTCAG TTTGAAGGGTACAAGTTTGACCCACATGGGGAGTATGTCCGGCGATGGCTACCAGAGCTGGCGAGGTTGCCAACGGAATGGATACACCACCCCTGGGATGCACCTGAGTCTGTGCTTCAAGCTGCGGGAGTTGAGCTAGGCTCCAACTATCCTCGCCCCATTGTTGAGTTAGATGCAGCCAATTCCAGGTTACAGGATGCCCTGTCAGAAATGTGGGAGCTTGAGGCGGCCTCTCGGGCTGCGATGGAAAATGGAATGGAAGAAGGCCTTGGCGACTCCTCGGATGTGCCACCAATCGCCTTCCCTCAAGAATTACAGATGGAAGTGGACCGACAACCGGTCCGACATGCTACCCAGACACCGATGATGGCTGGTCGGAGACGAGAAGATCAGATGGTGCCTAGCATGACTTCTTCATTCATTAGAGCTGAAACAGAACTCACTGCGGATTTTGGCAACATCAGTGAGGACAGTAGGCCGGAGGTGCCATCAAACATGCATTTGCAGCCTCGGACGGAGAGGGAAGAAACGGTTGACGGTGGCACTGCCAATGCTGTCAGGATGAATGGCAATCATCAGCAGCATAACTTTCAGAACAACACACACCGGGTGCTAGGTGTTGCTCCATCGGTTTCAGAGGCATCGAGCAGCTGGACGGGCAGAGAAGGTGGAGTGGTACCGGTCTGGTCACCACCGGCAGCTTCAGGACATTCTGATCCTTATGCTGCTGATGAGGCTGACATTTCCAGTAGGAATTATTTGGACAGGCACCCGCAATCACATACGATGATGAACTGGAGTCAACTCTCTCAGTCATTGTGA
- the LOC101758288 gene encoding cryptochrome-1 isoform X1 — MSASQSSMSGAGEAGVRTLVWFRRDLRVEDNPALAAAARKAGEVVPAYVWAPEEDGAYYPGRVSRWWLSQSLKHLDASLRRLGASRLVTRRSDDAVVALLDLVRSTGATHLFFNHLYDPLSLVRDHRVKELLTAEGITVQSFNSDLLYEPWEVLDDDGCPFTMFAPFWNRCLCMPDPAAPLLPPKRINSGDLSRCPSDELIFEDESERGSNALLARAWSPGWQNADKALTAFLNGPLIDYSMNHKKADSASTSLLSPYLHFGELSVRKVFHQVRMKQLMWSNEGNHAGEESCTLFLRSIGLREYSRYLTFNHPCSHEKPLLSHLRFFPWVVNEVYFKVWRQGRTGYPLVDAGMRELWATGWLHDRIRVVVSSFFVKVLQLPWRWGMKYFWDTLLDADLESDALGWQYISGSLPDGRELDRIDNPQFEGYKFDPHGEYVRRWLPELARLPTEWIHHPWDAPESVLQAAGVELGSNYPRPIVELDAANSRLQDALSEMWELEAASRAAMENGMEEGLGDSSDVPPIAFPQELQMEVDRQPVRHATQTPMMAGRRREDQMVPSMTSSFIRAETELTADFGNISEDSRPEVPSNMHLQPRTEREETVDGGTANAVRMNGNHQQHNFQNNTHRVLGVAPSVSEASSSWTGREGGVVPVWSPPAASGHSDPYAADEADISSRNYLDRHPQSHTMMNWSQLSQSLTTGWEVDN, encoded by the exons ATGTCAGCGTCGCAGTCGTCGATGAGCGGCGCCGGGGAGGCGGGGGTGCGGACGTTGGTGTGGTTCAGGCGGGACCTGCGGGTGGAGGACAAcccggcgctggcggcggccgcgcggaaGGCCGGGGAGGTGGTGCCTGCCTACGTGtgggcgccggaggaggacggggcCTACTACCCCGGCAGGGTGTCCCGGTGGTGGCTCAGCCAGAGCCTCAAGCACCTGGACGCCTCGCTCCGCCGGCTCGGGGCCAGCCGCCTCGTCACCCGTCGCTCCGACGACGCAGTCGTCGCTCTGCTCGACCTCGTCCGCAGCACCGGCGCCACGCACCTCTTCTTCAACCACCTCTACG ACCCACTGTCGCTGGTCCGGGACCACCGCGTGAAGGAGCTGCTTACGGCCGAGGGCATCACCGTGCAGTCCTTCAACTCCGACCTTCTGTACGAGCCGTGGGAGgtcctcgacgacgacggctgccCCTTTACCATGTTCGCACCCTTTTGGAACAGGTGCCTGTGCATGCCCGACCCTGCAGCGCCACTGCTGCCGCCCAAGAGGATCAATTCAG GTGACTTGTCGAGGTGCCCATCCGACGAGCTGATATTTGAAGACGAGTCCGAAAGGGGAAGCAATGCGCTGCTGGCACGGGCATGGTCACCGGGGTGGCAGAATGCTGACAAGGCGCTTACTGCCTTCCTCAATGGCCCATTGATCGACTACTCTATGAATCACAAGAAGGCTGACAGCGCGAGCACATCCCTGCTGTCCCCATACCTGCACTTCGGTGAGCTCAGCGTCCGCAAGGTCTTCCATCAGGTCCGGATGAAGCAGCTGATGTGGAGCAACGAAGGCAACCACGCTGGCGAGGAGAGCTGCACTCTGTTCCTCCGCTCCATCGGCCTGCGGGAGTACTCAAGGTACCTCACCTTCAATCACCCCTGCAGCCATGAGAAGCCGCTCCTGTCGCACCTCAGGTTCTTCCCTTGGGTCGTCAACGAGGTATACTTCAAGGTTTGGAGGCAGGGGAGAACTGGCTACCCTCTTGTCGACGCTGGCATGAGGGAGCTCTGGGCAACTGGGTGGCTGCACGATCGCATACGTGTGGTGGTCTCGAGTTTTTTTGTCAAGGTGCTCCAGTTGCCATGGCGCTGGGGGATGAAGTATTTCTGGGACACCTTGCTGGATGCTGACCTCGAGAGTGACGCGCTAGGTTGGCAGTACATTTCCGGGTCCCTCCCTGATGGCCGCGAGCTTGACCGCATCGACAACCCTCAG TTTGAAGGGTACAAGTTTGACCCACATGGGGAGTATGTCCGGCGATGGCTACCAGAGCTGGCGAGGTTGCCAACGGAATGGATACACCACCCCTGGGATGCACCTGAGTCTGTGCTTCAAGCTGCGGGAGTTGAGCTAGGCTCCAACTATCCTCGCCCCATTGTTGAGTTAGATGCAGCCAATTCCAGGTTACAGGATGCCCTGTCAGAAATGTGGGAGCTTGAGGCGGCCTCTCGGGCTGCGATGGAAAATGGAATGGAAGAAGGCCTTGGCGACTCCTCGGATGTGCCACCAATCGCCTTCCCTCAAGAATTACAGATGGAAGTGGACCGACAACCGGTCCGACATGCTACCCAGACACCGATGATGGCTGGTCGGAGACGAGAAGATCAGATGGTGCCTAGCATGACTTCTTCATTCATTAGAGCTGAAACAGAACTCACTGCGGATTTTGGCAACATCAGTGAGGACAGTAGGCCGGAGGTGCCATCAAACATGCATTTGCAGCCTCGGACGGAGAGGGAAGAAACGGTTGACGGTGGCACTGCCAATGCTGTCAGGATGAATGGCAATCATCAGCAGCATAACTTTCAGAACAACACACACCGGGTGCTAGGTGTTGCTCCATCGGTTTCAGAGGCATCGAGCAGCTGGACGGGCAGAGAAGGTGGAGTGGTACCGGTCTGGTCACCACCGGCAGCTTCAGGACATTCTGATCCTTATGCTGCTGATGAGGCTGACATTTCCAGTAGGAATTATTTGGACAGGCACCCGCAATCACATACGATGATGAACTGGAGTCAACTCTCTCAGTCATT GACAACAGGGTGGGAAGTGGATAATTGA
- the LOC101758968 gene encoding CMP-sialic acid transporter 5, which translates to MGSSSTPAAAAVPSRRKVALYLTLLTLQYGAQPLISKRFVRQDTIVTSLVLATEGAKVICAIILLIAEGGLKKQFSNWSLTGSLTASGLPAAIYALQNSLLQISYKNLDSLTFSILNQTKLLWTAFFTYLILGQKQSSKQILALTLLISAAVLLSVGESSSKGSKGGSSDYVLLYGIIPVTVASMLSGLASSLCQWASQVKKHTSYMMTIEMSFIGSLCLLASTYRSPDGEAIRKYGFFHEWTLWTTVPVLMNAVGGILVGLVTTYAGGVRKGFVIVSALLVTALLQFIFDGKPPSHYCLMALPLVMTSIFIYQKYPYADRKKKD; encoded by the exons ATGGGCTCGTCgtccaccccggcggcggcggcggtgccgagcCGGCGCAAGGTGGCGCTCTACCTCACGCTCCTCACCCTGCAGTACGGCGCCCAGCCCCTCATATCCAAGCGCTTCGTCCG CCAAGATACTATAGTGACCTCACTAGTTCTTGCCACTGAAGGAGCAAAG GTTATTTGTGCAATCATTTTATTGATTGCAGAGGGTGGTCTGAAAAAACAGTTCAGTAACTGGAGTCTCACTGGATCATTGACCGCGTCTGGACTGCCTGCTGCCATATATGCATTGCAGAATAGTCTGTTGCAAATATCATACAAGAATTTGGATTCCTTGACCTTCTCAATTCTTAACCAGACCAAGCTTTTATGGACGGCATTTTTCACATATCTTATTTTGGG GCAAAAGCAATCATCCAAGCAAATTTTAGCATTAACCCTCTTAATTAGTGCTGCTGTTCTTCTAAGTGTCGGGGAGAGTAGCAGCAAAGGTTCAAAGGGTGGTAGCTCTGATTATGTCTTGCTCTACGGGATCATTCCTGTTACAGTCGCATCAATGCTGTCTGGGTTGGCCTCTTCACTGTGTCAGTGGGCATCCCAG GTTAAAAAGCATACGTCTTATATGATGACTATAGAGATGTCCTTTATTGGAAGCCTGTGCTTGTTAGCAAGCACCTATCGATCACCAGATGGAGAAGCCATCAGGAAATATGGTTTTTTCCACGAATGGACTTTGTGGACCACG GTACCGGTCTTAATGAATGCTGTGGGTGGAATTCTTGTTGGTCTTGTCACAACTTACGCGGGTGGTGTTAGAAAG GGTTTTGTTATAGTATCAGCCCTCCTTGTAACTGCACTGCTACAATTTATATTTGATGGGAAGCCGCCATCACACTACTGCCTGATGGCACTACCACTTGTCATGACAAGCATATTCATTTACCAGAAGTATCCATATGCTGATAGGAAGAAGAAAGATTGA